One genomic region from Antedon mediterranea chromosome 3, ecAntMedi1.1, whole genome shotgun sequence encodes:
- the LOC140045062 gene encoding glutathione S-transferase theta-1-like — MALTVYYNPLSQPSRAVVLFCKYNKIPYHEKVIDLAKGEHRMPEYTAIQPAQSVPAIKDGDFTLGESTAIVRYLAAKYNVADHWYPKNIETRAQIDAYLAWQHTGIRKAGINVMVNEIFVPKRTGKPKDQEAVDKFVKEAEESIGKINRLFLKGKRFLCGDEISVADLFAICEVVQPLACPSGKGLLKNQPEIADWMKRVEDKLNPDYDELNKPLKAVCQQ; from the exons ATGGCTTTAACAGTGTACTATAATCCATTATCTCAACCTAGTCGTGCCGTAGTTTTGTTTTGCAAATATAACAAGATACCCTACCATGAGAAAGTCATCGACTTGGCAAAAG GTGAGCATAGAATGCCGGAATACACTGCAATCCAGCCAGCTCAGTCAGTACCAGCAATTAAAGATGGTGATTTCACACTTGGAGAAAG TACTGCAATAGTGAGATATCTGGCGGCAAAATACAACGTAGCAGATCATTGGTATCCTAAAAATATTGAGACTCGGGCTCAGATTGATGCCTACTTAGCCTGGCAGCATACAGGTATTAGGAAAGCCGGAATTAACGTGATGGTGAATGAG ATATTTGTTCCAAAACGTACCGGGAAACCAAAAGATCAGGAGGCAGTCGACAAGTTTGTCAAAGAAGCTGAAGAGTCCATCGGCAAGATAAATAGGTTATTTCTCAAAGGAAAGAGGTTCTTGTGTGGAGACGAGATATCTGTTGCTGACTTGTTTGCTATTTGTGAG GTTGTTCAACCGTTGGCCTGTCCATCTGGTAAAGGTTTACTGAAGAACCAGCCGGAAATTGCTGACTGGATGAAACGTGTAGAAGACAAATTGAATCCAGATTACGATGAATTGAATAAACCACTGAAAGCAGTTTGCCAACAATGA